A section of the Chryseobacterium scophthalmum genome encodes:
- a CDS encoding DUF2490 domain-containing protein — MKLILSISLLFSLSIFKAQEHISSFNALTLTYKFHPKFFLYAEGQLRGIEDYTYPDYYEIKGGLGYNLTKNHKPFIGLGRYATYKDHAINKEEFRVWLQDVIDFKKGIVKFENRFRAEKSWFYEPQTDKNSERMRYRYRLNVSVPLNAKKIAPGTVFANVYDEVFVVTPMKPSFARNRVYGGFGYQIDENFGILGGYLWQREFEAKGNKNVHFVYFALNINIDDTDNDNKTYHFPGAD; from the coding sequence ATGAAACTTATTTTAAGCATAAGCCTACTTTTTAGTTTAAGCATTTTCAAAGCACAGGAACATATTTCCTCTTTTAACGCTTTGACATTGACCTATAAGTTCCATCCAAAATTTTTCCTTTATGCAGAAGGACAATTGAGAGGTATTGAAGACTATACTTATCCTGATTATTACGAAATAAAAGGAGGTTTAGGATATAACCTTACCAAAAATCATAAACCGTTCATCGGATTAGGACGATATGCAACTTACAAAGATCACGCAATTAACAAAGAAGAATTCCGTGTTTGGTTGCAGGATGTAATTGATTTCAAAAAAGGAATTGTAAAGTTTGAAAACAGATTCCGTGCAGAAAAATCATGGTTCTATGAACCACAAACTGATAAGAATTCAGAGAGAATGCGTTACCGTTACCGTCTGAATGTTTCGGTTCCTTTAAATGCCAAAAAAATTGCACCGGGAACAGTTTTCGCAAACGTTTACGATGAAGTTTTTGTCGTTACACCAATGAAACCTTCATTTGCAAGAAACAGAGTTTATGGCGGTTTTGGATACCAAATCGATGAAAATTTCGGTATTCTTGGCGGTTATTTATGGCAGAGAGAATTCGAAGCAAAAGGAAATAAAAACGTCCATTTTGTTTACTTTGCTTTAAACATCAATATCGACGATACCGACAACGACAACAAAACGTATCATTTCCCGGGAGCAGATTAA
- a CDS encoding thiolase family protein gives MKQAYIVKGFRTAVGKAPKGSLRFTRPDVMAATVIEKLMAELPQLDKNRIDDLIVGNAMPEAEQGLNVARLISLMGLNTDKVPGVTVNRYCASGSEAIAIASAKIQAGMADCIIAGGTESMSYIPMGGYKPVPETDIAKTNPDYYWGMGYTAEEVAKQYNITREEQDQFAFESHMKALKANAEGKFANQIVSIPVEYNFLDENQKMQTKKFDFSVDEGPRADTSLAGLSKLRPVFANGGSVTAGNSSQMSDGAAFVMVMSEEMVKELGLEPEARLVAYAAAGLEPRIMGMGPIYAIPKALKQAGLELKDIELIELNEAFASQSVAIKKELGLNPDILNVNGGAIALGHPLGCTGTKLTVQLLDEMRKRGNKYGMVSMCVGTGQGAASIFELL, from the coding sequence ATGAAACAAGCATATATAGTAAAAGGATTTAGAACAGCGGTAGGAAAAGCGCCAAAAGGCTCCCTTCGTTTTACTCGTCCTGATGTAATGGCGGCAACCGTAATTGAAAAATTAATGGCTGAACTTCCGCAATTAGACAAAAACAGAATCGATGACCTTATCGTAGGAAATGCGATGCCGGAAGCTGAACAAGGCTTAAATGTGGCTCGTTTGATTTCATTGATGGGTTTAAATACCGATAAAGTTCCTGGAGTTACCGTAAACAGATATTGTGCATCAGGAAGTGAGGCGATTGCGATTGCTTCTGCAAAAATTCAGGCAGGAATGGCTGATTGTATCATTGCAGGAGGTACAGAATCAATGTCTTACATTCCGATGGGCGGTTACAAACCGGTTCCTGAAACGGATATTGCCAAAACAAATCCTGATTATTATTGGGGAATGGGTTACACAGCGGAAGAAGTTGCAAAACAATATAATATCACAAGAGAAGAACAAGACCAGTTTGCTTTTGAATCTCATATGAAAGCTTTAAAAGCGAATGCGGAAGGAAAATTTGCCAACCAGATTGTTTCGATTCCTGTTGAATACAATTTCCTGGATGAAAATCAAAAAATGCAGACTAAGAAGTTTGATTTTTCAGTAGATGAAGGCCCAAGAGCAGATACTTCTTTGGCTGGTTTATCTAAACTAAGACCAGTTTTCGCCAACGGAGGAAGCGTAACTGCAGGAAACTCTTCTCAGATGAGTGACGGAGCGGCTTTTGTAATGGTAATGAGTGAAGAAATGGTGAAAGAATTAGGTCTTGAACCGGAAGCAAGATTGGTTGCTTATGCAGCTGCAGGTCTAGAGCCAAGAATCATGGGAATGGGGCCCATTTATGCAATTCCAAAAGCTTTAAAACAGGCAGGTTTAGAATTAAAAGATATAGAATTAATCGAATTAAACGAAGCATTTGCATCACAATCTGTTGCCATCAAAAAAGAATTAGGTTTAAATCCTGATATTCTTAATGTAAATGGAGGAGCAATTGCTCTCGGTCACCCACTTGGTTGTACTGGAACAAAATTAACCGTTCAACTTCTCGATGAAATGAGAAAACGCGGAAACAAATACGGAATGGTTTCTATGTGTGTGGGAACAGGCCAAGGAGCAGCGAGTATCTTTGAGTTACTTTAA
- a CDS encoding four helix bundle protein: MSFREDNLIQIKTFEFSLRIIKFYTQCKTQNEFILSKQILRCGTSIGANVEEAIAAQSKKDFISKLSIANKEARETRYWLRLYQSSNLVQIEIYSYLKEIESIINILTKIIKTSSENL, translated from the coding sequence ATGAGTTTCAGGGAAGATAATTTGATTCAGATAAAAACATTCGAATTTTCATTAAGGATTATTAAATTTTATACTCAATGTAAAACTCAAAATGAATTTATTTTATCTAAACAAATTCTTCGCTGTGGAACTTCTATTGGCGCAAATGTAGAAGAAGCAATTGCAGCACAATCAAAAAAAGATTTTATTTCAAAACTTTCAATTGCAAATAAAGAAGCTAGGGAAACTAGATATTGGTTAAGGCTTTATCAATCTTCAAATTTGGTTCAAATTGAAATTTATTCTTACTTAAAAGAAATTGAAAGCATCATTAATATTTTGACTAAAATCATTAAAACTTCATCTGAAAATTTATAA
- a CDS encoding four helix bundle protein, protein MHNFRDLEVWTKSMKLCKIFYSASNNFPKDEMFGLTSQSRRSLYSIPSNIAEGAGRDTNAQFSHFLNIALGSSFEFETQILIANDLGFLKIDDFNIIYSQIKHIQNMLAKLKQKFNT, encoded by the coding sequence ATGCATAACTTTAGAGATTTAGAAGTTTGGACAAAATCGATGAAACTTTGTAAAATATTTTACTCGGCTTCTAACAATTTTCCAAAAGACGAAATGTTCGGTTTGACTTCCCAGTCAAGAAGAAGTTTATATTCAATTCCTTCAAACATCGCTGAAGGTGCAGGTCGAGATACAAATGCCCAATTTTCACATTTTTTGAATATTGCATTAGGTTCTTCTTTTGAATTTGAAACACAAATCTTAATTGCTAATGATTTAGGTTTCTTAAAAATTGATGATTTTAATATTATATATTCACAAATCAAACACATTCAAAACATGTTGGCAAAATTGAAGCAGAAATTTAATACTTAA
- a CDS encoding phosphohydrolase, whose protein sequence is MTKEELLNKAIKIADKAHKGQKDKYHAPYIAHVMRVMEYGKTMDEKIVGVLHDVVEDHPEEFSFEYLRSEGFPEYILFAISCLTKFDPEEVYDDFVKRTERSPLAVAVKLNDLRDNMDLRRVNRELTSKDIHRFNKYLKAYRYLSEKY, encoded by the coding sequence ATGACAAAAGAAGAACTTTTAAATAAAGCTATAAAAATTGCCGATAAAGCACATAAAGGGCAAAAAGATAAATATCATGCGCCCTACATTGCTCACGTAATGCGTGTGATGGAATACGGTAAAACAATGGACGAAAAAATCGTTGGTGTTTTGCACGATGTGGTGGAAGATCATCCTGAAGAATTCAGCTTTGAATATTTAAGATCTGAAGGTTTTCCTGAGTATATACTTTTTGCAATAAGCTGCCTTACAAAATTTGATCCCGAAGAAGTTTATGATGATTTCGTGAAAAGAACCGAAAGATCTCCTCTTGCTGTTGCGGTAAAACTCAACGACCTTCGTGATAATATGGATTTGAGAAGAGTAAACAGGGAGTTAACTTCAAAAGACATTCACCGTTTCAATAAATATTTGAAAGCGTACCGATATTTATCAGAGAAATATTAG
- a CDS encoding DUF805 domain-containing protein codes for MKWYLKVLNQYADFSGRARRTEYWMYLLFNMIFLLIATILDNILGLKFNSESPYVFIYLIYSLAVFIPGLAVFVRRMHDIDKSGWWFFIAFIPIVGAIWLIVLCATEGTPGANQYGVNPKENFNEINEIGQKEILKKIPKIIFGIFFDINKGSY; via the coding sequence ATGAAATGGTACTTAAAAGTATTAAACCAGTACGCTGATTTTAGCGGAAGAGCAAGAAGAACAGAATATTGGATGTATCTTTTATTCAATATGATTTTCTTACTTATTGCAACAATTTTGGACAATATTTTGGGATTAAAATTTAATTCGGAAAGTCCATATGTATTTATTTATTTAATTTATTCATTAGCGGTTTTTATCCCTGGTTTAGCCGTATTTGTTCGAAGAATGCACGATATTGATAAAAGCGGATGGTGGTTTTTTATTGCTTTCATACCAATCGTTGGAGCAATTTGGTTAATTGTACTTTGTGCAACAGAAGGAACTCCTGGAGCTAATCAATATGGTGTAAACCCAAAAGAAAATTTCAACGAGATTAACGAAATCGGACAAAAAGAAATTTTAAAAAAAATCCCGAAAATAATTTTCGGGATTTTTTTTGATATAAATAAAGGAAGTTATTAA
- a CDS encoding acyl-CoA dehydrogenase family protein — protein sequence MSNIVKGGEFLIKEIPANEIFSLEELSEEQKMLRDSAKEFIDREVIPHHDRFEKKDYALTEETMRNLGEMGLLGITVPEEYGGLGMGFVSTMLACDYVSGGNGSLATAYGAHTGIGTLPTLLYGSEELKKKYLPDLATGTKFGAYCLTEPDAGSDANSGKTRAKLSEDGKHYIINGQKMWISNAGFADTFTFFAKIDDDKNITGFVINRSELENPESLTFGEEEHKLGIRSSSTRQVFFNDMKIPVENMLGERNNGFKIALNALNVGRIKLAAANLDGQRRILNHSIQYSNERKQFGVSISTFGAIRKKIAEMSTGVFVSEAGSYRLAKNVEDKITELVAGGMDHQQAELKGVEEFAVEASILKVFVSDLTQNTADEGIQIYGGMGFSEDTPMESAWRDARIGRIYEGTNEINRLLAVGMLIKRAMKGELDLLSPAMAISKELMGIPSFEVPDYSAFMSEEKAIIANLKKVFLMVSGAALQKYMMDIEKQQHLLLNASEILNQIYMAESAILRAEKHFSADSVEAAMAQLNLYKAIDKIIAAAKEGIVSFAEGDEQRMMLSGLRRFTKYTNSPNVVALTEKVAAHYIEKGNY from the coding sequence ATGAGCAATATAGTAAAAGGCGGTGAGTTCCTAATCAAAGAAATTCCTGCAAACGAAATTTTCAGTCTTGAAGAACTGAGTGAAGAGCAAAAAATGCTTCGTGATTCTGCGAAAGAATTTATAGATAGAGAGGTGATCCCGCACCACGATCGTTTTGAGAAAAAAGATTATGCATTGACAGAAGAAACAATGCGCAATTTGGGCGAAATGGGATTATTAGGAATTACTGTTCCTGAAGAATACGGCGGTCTTGGAATGGGATTCGTGAGTACGATGTTGGCTTGCGATTACGTTTCAGGAGGAAATGGTTCATTAGCAACAGCTTATGGAGCGCACACCGGAATCGGAACATTGCCAACTCTTCTTTACGGAAGTGAAGAATTGAAAAAGAAATATCTTCCGGATTTAGCTACAGGAACAAAATTCGGAGCGTATTGTTTAACGGAACCAGACGCAGGTTCTGATGCAAACTCTGGAAAAACAAGAGCGAAATTATCAGAAGATGGAAAGCATTATATCATCAACGGACAGAAAATGTGGATTTCAAATGCAGGTTTTGCTGATACGTTTACTTTTTTTGCTAAAATTGATGATGATAAAAACATCACCGGTTTCGTAATCAACCGTTCAGAATTGGAGAACCCTGAAAGCTTAACTTTTGGTGAAGAAGAGCACAAATTAGGTATTCGTTCGTCTTCTACACGTCAGGTTTTCTTCAATGACATGAAAATTCCTGTAGAAAATATGTTGGGTGAAAGAAATAACGGTTTCAAGATCGCTTTGAATGCATTAAATGTTGGTAGAATTAAATTAGCCGCAGCAAACCTTGACGGACAAAGAAGAATCTTAAATCACTCTATTCAATATTCAAACGAAAGAAAACAATTTGGAGTTTCTATTTCAACTTTCGGAGCGATCAGAAAGAAAATTGCTGAAATGTCGACTGGAGTTTTCGTAAGTGAAGCTGGATCTTACCGTTTAGCAAAAAATGTTGAAGATAAAATTACGGAATTGGTTGCAGGCGGAATGGATCATCAACAAGCTGAATTGAAAGGTGTTGAAGAATTCGCTGTAGAAGCTTCTATTCTTAAAGTTTTCGTATCAGATCTTACTCAAAATACTGCAGATGAAGGAATTCAAATCTATGGTGGAATGGGATTCTCAGAAGATACTCCAATGGAATCTGCATGGAGAGATGCTAGAATCGGTAGAATTTACGAAGGAACGAACGAAATCAACAGACTTCTTGCTGTTGGAATGTTGATAAAAAGAGCAATGAAAGGTGAATTAGATTTACTTTCTCCTGCAATGGCAATCAGCAAAGAATTAATGGGAATTCCGTCATTTGAAGTTCCTGATTATTCTGCATTCATGAGTGAAGAAAAAGCAATTATTGCAAATCTTAAGAAAGTATTCTTAATGGTTTCGGGAGCTGCGCTTCAAAAATATATGATGGATATTGAGAAACAGCAACATTTATTATTAAATGCTTCTGAAATCTTAAACCAAATCTACATGGCAGAATCTGCAATTTTAAGAGCTGAAAAACACTTCTCTGCTGATTCTGTAGAAGCTGCAATGGCTCAGTTAAACCTTTACAAAGCAATTGACAAAATCATTGCTGCTGCAAAAGAAGGAATTGTTTCTTTCGCTGAAGGTGACGAACAGAGAATGATGCTTTCAGGATTGAGAAGATTTACAAAATATACAAACAGTCCGAATGTAGTGGCGTTAACTGAAAAAGTAGCTGCTCATTATATTGAAAAAGGAAACTATTAA
- a CDS encoding TonB-dependent receptor plug domain-containing protein, giving the protein MNKKFGTVFFLATFCALSAQVKTSEIDSVEIQGKFIATTYKNANQNISVITRDEILNSPAASIDEILQQIPGMDIRRRGANGVQSDVGFRGSNFEQVLILVNGIRMNDSQTGHNSLNVPVDLDNVERIEVIKGPSARRFGQNAYAGAINIITKTHVGKNVKISANAGDYETYGFGFNANIGNEKFSNSLQTNSNSSQGYRHNTDFEIRNVFYQNQLKIKNGDIRLQAGFSEKKFGANGFYSSPAATEQYEELQASILSVAHQQTFGKLKLNSNVYWRRGQDMYLFNREKPEIYRNMHIGNNVGGEVNSSYQSSLGTTGLGVELRKEFLASNNLGDRERFVTQVFFEHHFSFFDKKLNISPGASWANYSTNGNFFYPGLDVGYTFYQNNKVFGSISKVHRVPTFTDLYYISKTEQGNPNLLPENAVYAEVGYQYQNKGILAKFSGFYRDSNNSIDWIKNSLQDPVWYSRNIGNKEIKGIEVEIDHKVFDWMKYTLGYTYIDNKLKDLNDLNSRYALDNLKHQFVAKLQTKFLKYFTNELVYRYNDRMNLGSYHLLDEKLSFNKKDFSVYALINNVTDSEYTETFGVPMPQRWFHIGFSYNINIK; this is encoded by the coding sequence ATGAACAAGAAGTTCGGAACTGTATTTTTTCTTGCTACGTTTTGTGCACTCAGCGCACAGGTGAAAACTTCGGAAATCGATTCTGTTGAAATTCAGGGGAAATTTATTGCAACTACCTATAAAAATGCCAATCAGAATATTTCTGTAATTACAAGGGACGAAATTCTAAATTCTCCGGCTGCAAGTATTGATGAAATTCTTCAGCAGATTCCCGGAATGGACATTAGAAGGAGAGGAGCAAATGGAGTGCAGAGTGATGTTGGTTTCCGTGGAAGTAATTTTGAACAGGTTTTAATTCTAGTTAATGGAATCAGGATGAATGACTCACAAACGGGTCATAATTCATTAAACGTTCCTGTTGATTTGGATAATGTTGAAAGAATAGAAGTTATTAAAGGACCTTCAGCAAGAAGATTCGGGCAAAATGCTTACGCAGGAGCCATCAATATTATCACTAAAACTCACGTTGGGAAAAATGTGAAAATCAGCGCCAATGCAGGTGATTATGAAACGTATGGTTTTGGATTTAATGCGAATATTGGGAACGAAAAATTTTCAAATTCTTTACAGACCAATTCAAATTCTTCGCAAGGTTACAGACATAATACCGATTTTGAAATCAGAAATGTTTTCTACCAAAATCAGTTGAAAATAAAAAATGGTGACATCAGATTACAGGCTGGTTTTTCTGAAAAGAAATTCGGAGCCAACGGATTTTATTCTTCACCAGCAGCAACTGAACAGTACGAAGAATTACAAGCTTCTATTTTAAGTGTTGCCCATCAGCAAACTTTCGGAAAACTGAAACTTAATTCTAATGTTTACTGGAGAAGAGGACAGGATATGTATCTGTTTAACAGAGAAAAACCTGAAATCTACAGAAACATGCACATCGGAAATAATGTGGGCGGAGAAGTGAATTCGAGTTATCAATCAAGTTTAGGAACTACAGGTTTAGGCGTAGAGTTAAGAAAAGAATTCTTGGCAAGTAATAATTTGGGCGACAGAGAACGTTTCGTAACACAGGTTTTCTTTGAGCATCATTTTTCTTTTTTTGATAAAAAACTAAACATCAGTCCGGGAGCTTCCTGGGCAAATTATTCTACCAACGGTAATTTCTTTTACCCTGGTTTAGACGTTGGTTACACATTCTATCAGAATAATAAAGTTTTTGGAAGTATTTCAAAAGTTCACCGAGTTCCTACTTTTACCGATTTGTATTACATAAGCAAAACAGAGCAGGGAAATCCTAATCTTTTACCTGAAAATGCGGTTTATGCGGAAGTTGGATATCAATACCAAAACAAAGGTATTTTAGCAAAATTCAGCGGTTTCTACAGAGATTCTAATAATTCTATTGACTGGATTAAAAATTCTCTGCAAGATCCGGTTTGGTACTCAAGAAATATCGGAAATAAAGAAATAAAAGGGATTGAAGTAGAAATCGATCATAAAGTTTTTGATTGGATGAAATATACTTTGGGTTACACGTATATTGATAATAAATTGAAAGATTTAAATGACCTTAACTCACGTTATGCATTAGATAATCTGAAACATCAGTTTGTAGCAAAGCTTCAGACAAAATTCCTTAAATATTTTACCAACGAATTGGTTTACCGATACAACGACAGAATGAATTTGGGAAGTTATCATTTGTTAGATGAAAAGCTAAGCTTTAATAAAAAAGACTTTTCTGTATATGCGTTAATCAATAACGTGACCGATTCAGAATACACGGAAACTTTTGGTGTACCGATGCCTCAAAGGTGGTTTCATATTGGTTTTTCTTACAATATTAATATTAAGTAA